From Acidimicrobiales bacterium, a single genomic window includes:
- a CDS encoding D-2-hydroxyacid dehydrogenase family protein: MTTEKRVAVLDDYQGVALTSADWSVLDDRVSVDVWREHVSDEDQLVQALQDYEILVVMRERTPFPRSVIERLPNLELIVTTGPFNAAIDLAAAGDCGVHVCGTGATLPPTYELTWALILACVKQIPQSDRNVRAGGWQTRLGGDLDGARLGVLGLGRYGSHVARIGKAFNMDVVAWSQNLTEQQCREAGVGHVSKDELLTTSDVVTVHLVLSDRTRGLLDEAELASMKPTAYLINTSRGPIVDEDALARALAAGTIAGAGLDAFSVEPLPSDSPFLGLDNLIISPHMGYVTANTYEIFYRDAVSDIEGFLDGKIIRPAIAYP; encoded by the coding sequence ATGACCACCGAGAAGCGTGTCGCAGTGCTCGATGACTATCAGGGCGTTGCTCTGACGAGCGCCGATTGGTCGGTCCTCGACGATCGGGTGTCGGTGGACGTGTGGCGAGAACACGTCAGTGACGAGGACCAACTCGTCCAGGCGTTGCAGGACTACGAGATCCTCGTCGTGATGCGTGAGCGCACGCCGTTTCCCCGGTCGGTGATCGAGCGGCTGCCGAACCTCGAGTTGATCGTGACCACCGGCCCGTTCAACGCGGCGATCGATCTCGCCGCCGCCGGCGACTGTGGTGTGCATGTGTGCGGCACCGGAGCGACGCTGCCGCCGACCTATGAGCTCACGTGGGCCCTGATCCTCGCCTGCGTCAAACAGATTCCTCAGAGTGATCGCAATGTCAGGGCCGGTGGATGGCAGACGAGGCTGGGTGGTGACCTCGACGGTGCCCGTCTCGGCGTCCTGGGACTCGGGCGCTACGGCAGCCATGTGGCTCGGATCGGGAAGGCGTTCAACATGGACGTCGTGGCCTGGAGCCAGAACCTGACCGAGCAGCAATGCCGGGAGGCCGGCGTCGGCCATGTCTCGAAGGACGAACTCCTCACCACGAGCGACGTGGTGACGGTCCACCTCGTGCTGTCCGACCGCACCCGAGGTCTCCTGGACGAGGCCGAACTGGCCTCGATGAAGCCGACCGCCTACCTGATCAACACCAGCCGGGGCCCGATCGTCGACGAGGACGCGCTCGCCCGGGCGCTGGCGGCCGGGACCATCGCCGGGGCCGGGCTCGACGCGTTCAGCGTCGAGCCGCTGCCCTCCGACAGCCCGTTCCTCGGGCTCGACAACCTGATCATCAGCCCGCACATGGGCTACGTGACCGCGAACACGTACGAGATCTTCTACCGTGACGCCGTCTCGGACATCGAGGGTTTCCTCGACGGCAAGATCATCCGGCCTGCCATCGCCTATCCCTAG
- a CDS encoding helix-turn-helix transcriptional regulator encodes MSAATTIRTARRRSGMTLRALAALADTSHSTIAAYESGSKIPTTATLERVVRAAGFALDVSLHRRVEAADLPRGEELRAVLEVAAEFPARHSPKLECPVFGRGPA; translated from the coding sequence ATGTCTGCCGCCACGACCATTCGCACCGCCCGCCGGCGTTCGGGCATGACACTGCGGGCACTGGCCGCGCTCGCTGACACTTCGCACTCGACGATTGCGGCCTATGAGTCCGGGTCGAAGATCCCGACGACCGCCACCCTCGAACGGGTGGTCCGCGCGGCCGGATTCGCGCTCGACGTCTCGCTGCATCGGCGGGTCGAGGCAGCGGATCTCCCTCGCGGCGAGGAACTACGGGCGGTCCTCGAAGTCGCGGCCGAGTTCCCGGCCCGGCATTCGCCCAAGCTCGAGTGTCCCGTCTTCGGACGTGGCCCGGCCTGA